Genomic segment of Xanthobacter dioxanivorans:
ATCGACAATGAATACGTGCTCAACCCCACCGTGGACGAGGTGAAGGAGAGCTCGCTCGAGCTCGTCGTCGCCGGCACGGGCGACGCCGTCCTCATGGTGGAATCCGAAGCGAAGGAGCTGCCCGAGGAGATCATGCTGGGCGCGGTGATGTTCGGCCACCGGCATTTCCAGCCGGTGATCGAGGCCATCATCAAGCTCGCCGAGAAGGCCGCCAAGGAGCCGCGCAACTTCCAGCCGGCGGACGTCTCCGAAGTGGAGTCCAAGGTCCGCGAGATCGCCGAGAGCGACCTGCGCGCCGCCTACAAGATCAAGCAGAAGCAGTCCCGCTACGAGGCGGTCGGCGCTGCCAAGTCCAAGGTGAAGAAGTATTACGAGGAGCTGGCACTCGGCGGCACCAAGGTGCCCACCGCCCAGGTCGTCTCCGACGTGCTCAAGGCGCTCGAAGCCAAGATCGTGCGCTGGAACATCCTCGACGAGGGCATCCGCATCGACGGCCGCGACGTGCGCACCGTGCGCCCCATCGTGTCCGAGGTCGGCATCCTGCCCCGCGCCCACGGCTCCGCCCTGTTCACCCGCGGCGAGACACAGGCCCTGGTGGTGGCGACGCTGGGCACCGGCGAGGACGAGCAGTTCATCGACAGCCTGGAAGGCACCTACAAGGAGCACTTCCTGCTGCACTACAACTTCCCGCCCTTCTCCGTGGGCGAGACCGGTCGCATGGGCTCGCCCGGCCGCCGCGAGATCGGCCACGGCAAGCTCGCCTGGCGCGCCATCCACCCCATGCTGCCGGCCAAGCACGAGTTCCCCTACACCCTGCGCGTGGTGTCGGAGATCCTCGAGTCCAACGGCTCGTCCTCCATGGCCACCGTCTGCGGCACCTCGCTGGCGCTGATGGATGCGGGCGTGCCGCTGCGCCGCCCGGTGGCGGGCATCGCCATGGGCCTCATCCTGGAAGGTGAGAAGTTCGCGGTGCTCTCCGACATCCTCGGCGACGAGGACCATCTCGGCGACATGGACTTCAAAGTGGCCGGCACCGAGCAGGGCGTGACCTCGCTCCAGATGGACATCAAGATCGCCGGCATCACCGAGGAGATCATGAAGGTCGCCCTCACCCAGGCGAAGGACGGCCGCGTCCACATCCTCGGCGAGATGGCGAAGGCCCTGACCACGGCCCGCGCGGAACTCGGCGAGCACGCCCCGCGCATCGAGGTGATGAAGATCGCCGTGGACAAGATCCGCGAAGTGATCGGCTCCGGCGGCAAGGTGATCCGCGAGATCGTCGAGAAGACCGGCGCCAAGATCAACATCGAGGACGACGGCACCATCAAGATCGCCTCCGCCTCCGGCGACGCGATCAAGGCCGCCATCAACTGGATCAAGTCCATCGCTTCCGAGCCGGAAGTGGGCCAGATCTACGAGGGCACGGTGGTGAAGGTGGTGGACTTCGGCGCCTTCGTGAACTTCTTCGGCTCCAAGGACGGCCTCGTCCACGTGTCGCAGATGGCCAACGAGCGCGTGGCCAAGCCCTCCGACGTGGTCAAGGAAGGCGACAAGGTCAAGGTGAAGCTCATGGGCTTCGACGAGCGCGGCAAGACCCGCCTGTCCATGAAGGTGGTGGACCAGACCACCGGCGAGGACCTCGAAGCCAAGGCCAAGGCCGAGCGCGAAGCCGGCGGCAGGACCTCCTCCGAAGGCGAGGCCGGCGCGGCGGAGTGATCCGCACGCGGCTTGGAGCACTGAAATGCGAAAGGGCGGCCGCAGGGCCGCCCTTTTTCGTTTGCCGCATCCGGTTCGGCCCCGGGCCGGCTGCGGCCTGGATCCCCCGGACGCGCGGGCTTAACCAATGGCCCATGAGCAAGCTCACGGGCCATTGGCATAAGCCCGCCTTACCGCACGATGATGTTCTTGAACTGCCAGGGATCTTCCAGGTCGAGATCCTCGGGGAACAGCTTCTGGCGGCCGGTCAGGGGCGTCCAGTCGGTGTAGGTGCCGATCACCGGGCCGAGATAAGGCAGCTGCACCTCGAGGCAGCGGCGGAAGTCCATCTCGTCGGCCTCGACGATGCCCGCGTTCGGATTCTCCAGCGCCCACACCATGCCGGCGAGCACGGCGGAGGTCACCTGCAGGCCGGTGGCGTTCTGGTAGGGGGCGAGCTCGCGCGTCTCCTCGATGGAGAGCTGGGAGCCGAACCAGTAGGCATTCTTCGCGTGGCCGTAGAGCAGCACCCCCAGCTCGTCGATGCCGTCGACGATCTCGTGCTCGTCGAGGATCTTCCACTTCCCCTGGAAGTGACCGCCATTGCCGAACATCTCGTGCAGCGACAGCACCGCGTCGTTGGCCGGATGGTAGGCGTAGTGGCAGGTGGGCCGGTAGACCACGTCGGCGCCGTCGCGCACCGTGAGGTAGTCGGCGATGGAGATGCTCTCGTTGTGGGTGACGAGGAAGCCGTACTGGGCCTTGGGCGTCGGCGTCCAGGAGCGCACGCGGGTGGCGGCGCCCGGGCTCATGAGGAAGATGGCGGCGCCGCAGCCGGCCGGATGGGTGCGGCCGTCCGGCGGCAAGGTCTTCTCGTGAGTGCCCCAGCCCAGCTCCGCCGGCTGCAGGCCCTCGGAGACGAAGCCCTCCACCGACCAGGTGTTCCAGAACTCGCCCATGATCTTGGGCTCGCGGGCGCGCTGGGTGTCGCGCTCGGCGATGTGGATGCCCTTCACCCCCAGCGCGCGGGAGAGCTGGGCCCATTCCTCGCGGGTGGCGGGCTCGGGGCGGTCGAGGCCGGTATCGGCGGCGATGTTCAAGAGCGCCTGCTTCACGAACCAGGACACCATGCCCGGATTGGCGCCGCAGGTGGAGACCGCGGTGGTGCCGCCCGGATTGCGCCTGCGCGCGGCCAGGAGGCTCTCGCGCAGGGCATAGTTGGTGCGCGCGGCGGTATCCATGGTCTCATCGAAATAGAAGCCTTTCCACGGCTCCACCACGGTGTCGATGTAGAGCGCGCCGATCTCCCGACACAGCTCCATCACAGCGATCGACGACACGTCGACCGACAGGTTCACGCAGAAGCCCTGCCCGCCGCCATGGGTGAGCAGGGGCGTCAGCAGGTCGCGGTAGTTTTCCGCCGTCACCTCCGACTGGACGAAGCGGATGCCGCGGGCGTCGAGCAGCTTCTTGTGGTCCGCCACCGGGTCGATCACCACCATGCGCTCCAGATCGAAATCGAAATGGCGCTCGATCAGGGGCAGGGCCCCCGGCCGATCGATCCGAAACCGATCATCACGATGGGGCCGTCGATCTTCGCGTGGACCGGCCAGTCGCTCATGGTGCAACACTCCTCGTCGGGGCGGCGGCGCCGTCCTGATGGCAGGCGGCGCCGTGGCTTCACGATCCCGAGCGCGCGCCTTCGGCGCGGCGAACCGCCGCTTCGGCACGGGCTCGGGGGCAAACGAGCCCGCCGCGGATGCGCGGGCGGCGGCACCATGGGAAAAGCGCGCCCGAACGTCAACCGAAGAGCCGCGCCGAAGCCGGCAAACCAAATGATGCCAACGCCGGCCCGCGTGCCGCGCCGGCGGCGGCACATGCCCGCGGGCGGCCGGGGAACGGCCCTCCCAGCCTCGCCCGGGGGCCCCGGGTGGCGGGCAGGAAGGGCGCGGCCTCAGGCCTTCCGCATGGCGCCGAGGGGCATTTCGTCGACGCGCCGGAGCTCGGGAAACAGGCGCATCCACACGGCGGCGACCACCAGCGTGCCGATGCCGCCGATGACCCCCGCCCCCACCGCGCCGACAAGGGCCGCCACCATGCCGGATTCGAACTCGCCGAGCTGGTTCGAGGTGCCGACGAAGAGCGAATTCACCGCGCTCACCCGCCCGCGCATCTCGTCCGGGGTGGACAGTTGCACCAGCGACGAGCGGATGACGACGCTCACATTGTCCGCGACCCCGAGCACGAACAGCGCCGCCAGGGACAGCATGAAGTTCTGCGACAGGGAGAACACCACCGTCGCCAGGCCGAACACCGCGACGGCGGCGAACATGGTCGCCCCCACGTTGCGGCTCAACGGCACGCGGGCCAGCACCAGCGACATGAGGGTGGCGCCCACCGCCGGCGCGGCGCGCAGCGCGCCCATGCCTTCCGCGCCCACGTGCAGGATGTCGCTGGCGAAGATGGGCAGCAGCGCCGTGACCCCGCCCAGCAGCACCGCGAACAGGTCCAGGGAGATGGAGCCGAGCACCACCGGGCTGCGGCGGATGAAGGCGAGGCCGGAGAGCAGCGTCGTCATGCTCATGGCCGATTTCGGCGCCGGCACGTGGGCATGGCGGATGCTGGCCATGCAGAGCGCCGCCGCGCCATAGCACAGGGCCGCGGCGGCGAGCGGCACGGTCGGGCCGAAGACATAGGCGAGGCCGCCCAGGGCCGGCCCGGCGATGGTCGCCATCTGCATGGCCGAGGTGGAGACCGCGAGCGCTCGCGGCAGGATCGGCGCCGGCACGAGCCGCGGCAGCAGCGCCGCCATGGTCGGGTGCTCGAAGGCCCGCGCCGCGCCGACCACCATCACCGCGGCATAGATGGCGGCGATGCCGGCCCAGCCCTGGCCGATGCCGAGGGCCAGCAGCGCCAGCGTGAGGGCGGCGAGGGTCTGGCACAGGAAGACGATGCGGCGCCGGTCGAAGGTGTCGGCGGCGTGGCCCACGAACAGGGTGAGGCAGAGGATGGGGAAGAACTGCGCCAGCCCCACGAGGCCCAGCGCGACGGCGCTGCCGGTGAGAGCGTAGATGAGCCAGCCCACCGCGACCCCCAGCATCTGGAACGCCAGCGCCGAGGCGACGCGGGTCATCCAGAAGAGGAAAAAGGCCGGATGGTCCCTGAGCCGTTCAGGGGCGGGGACGGAAGGACGGGGCACGGGGATCTCCGCAGACCGGCGGCAGCCAGTTCCCCGGTATCCAGCGCGGGCACGCCGCGCAAGCCCCCGGCGCGCATGCCTGTCACCGGGCGCGCCGATGCCGGCGCAGATCTCCCCCTGGGGAACGGCAGCGCGGCGCACGTGCGCGAGCCGTGCCCCGGCCGTCATCGGGGCCGGAGGGCCTCAGTCGCTGGCGAGAATGTGATTGCGCACGATGGGATACACCTGCCCGGCCCATTTGCGGCCGGAGAAGACGCCGTAATGGCCCACCCCCGCCTGCATGTGGTGGCGCTTCTTGTGCGGACGCAGCCCCGAGCAGATGTCCTGCGCCGCCATGGTCTGGCCGATGGAGCAGATGTCGTCGCGCTCCCCCTCCACGGTGAGGAGGGCGGTGCGGCGGATGGCGCGGAAGTCGATGGGCCGGCCGCGATAGGTGAGCTCACCCTTGGGCAAACGATATTCCTGGAACACGTAGCGCACCGTCTCCAGGTAGAATTCGGCGGCGAGGTCCAGTACGGCGAAATATTCGTCGTAGAATGCCTTGGTGGTCTCGGCCTTCTCCTCGTCACCCTCGGCGAGCGCGTTGTAGAGGTCGAAATGCGCCTTGATGTGGCGGCTGAGATTCATGCTCACGAAGGCGGTGAGCTGCATGAACCCCGGATAGACCCGCCGGCCGGAGCCGGCAAAGCCCTTCGGCACCGTCCCGATGAGGTTCTTCTCGAACCAGGAGATCGGCTTGGAGGTGGCGAGCTCGTTCACCTTGGTGGGGTTGATGCGGCAATCGATGGGCCCCGCCATGAGCGTCATGGAGGCGGGGGCCGCCGGGTTCTTGTCCTGGGCCATCACCGCCGCGGCCACCAGCGACTGCACGCACGGCTGGCACACGGCGACGAGGTGCGAGCCCGGGCCCATGATCTCGAGGAAGCGGATGACGTGCTCCACATAGTCGTCGAAGCCGAACGGCCCCTCCGACAGCGGCACGTCGCGGGCATTGTGCCAGTCGGTAATATAGACGTCGTGATCCGGCAGCATCGTCTTTACGGTATTGACGAGCAGCGTGGCGAAATGGCCGGAGAGAGGCGCCACCACGAGCACGCGGGGCTGGGGAACATCCACGTCCTTCCTGAAGCGCAGCAGGGTGCCGAACGGCAGAACCGCCGTCTTCTCCTCGCTCACCTGGACCTCGCGGTTGCCGACCTCGACCGACTTGATGCCGAAATCCGGACGGCCGTGGGTGAGGGTGGCGCGCTCCAGCAGCTCGTAGCCGGCCGCGAGATGCCGCACCCCCGCGTGTCCATATCCGTTGATGAGGGGGCCCGTGAGGGTCTGCCGGGCGAGGCCCGCGAAGAACCGGATCGAGCTCATGAGATCGGCCTGGGCCTGGTACGCCTGATACATCATGGCTGCCCGCACTGCCCCGCCCGGAGGCGCCGCTCCGGAGAAGATGACCTGATGGAAGTTTGCAGCATAATGCCGGAAGGTCCTTCTGTTCCGCGTCCCCCGAATGCCGACGCCCCCACGGACGGCGGAACCTTAAGTTCTTGTCGCAGGACTGCTTTTGCTCTTTGCAGCCGGCCGGAAGGGTTGTACCTGTTAGAACGATATTGAAGCGGGGCGGTGTGCATTGCAACACGCATCCGCATCAAGAGCGCACCGAGGCCCGTCGCCGGCCGGTGCGCGACAAGAACAGGGGTCGATGACGGCGGCGAACGAGATCTTTCATCGAAGGCGCAGGAACGGCATGGCGACACTCACCATCTCCAGCAAGAACTACTCCTCCTGGTCGCTGCGCGGCTGGCTTCTGTGCAAGATGGCGGGCCTCTCGTTCGAGGAGGAGCGCGTCCCCCTCGACGATCCTGACATCAAGGCGGAGCTGCTGCTGCTCTCGCCGTCCTTCCTGGTGCCGCGCCTCGTGCACGAGGACGTGACGGTGTGGGACACACTCGCCATCGCATCCTTCCTCCACGAGGTCTTCCCGCAGGCCGGACTTTTGCCCGCCGACCGGGCGGTGCGGGCCCACTGCCTGTCCATCTCGGGCGAGATGCATTCGGGCTTCGCCAACATGCGCTCGGCCCTGCCCATGAACATCAAGGCGCATTATCCGGGCTTCAAGGTCTGGGCCGGCGCGCAGGCGGATATCGAGCGCATCGCCGCCATCTGGCGCGGCTGCCTCACCGCCCATGGCGGGCCCTACCTCATGGGCGCGGCGCCGACGCTGGCGGATGCCATGTACGCCCCCGTCTGCTCGCGCTTCACCACCTACGACGTGAAGCTCGGCAGCGAATGCGAGGCCTATCGCGCCCGCATCATGAGCCTGCCCGCCATGCAGGAATGGATCGCCGGCGCCCTCGCCGAGCCGGAGGAGCTCGAGGAGCTGGACGCCGAATTCTGATCCCCGCCGGCCGCGGCCGACACCTTGCCGGCGGGTGCGCTTTCCCTGAACCTGGCCGCCGGCATCCTGCCGGTGGGAGATTTGCCGGTGGGTGAGCTGCCGGTGGGCGCCCTTGCCGCCGGCTTTGCCGTGCTGGTTCTCGCCGGCATGGTGAAGGGCCTCATCGGCATGGGCCTGCCCACCGTGGGCATCGGCCTCCTCAGCCTGTTCCTCACGCCGGCCGAAGCCGCCGCCGTGCTGATCCTGCCGGCGACGGTCACCAATCTCTGGCAATACTTCACCGGCCCGCGCGTGGTGGCCACGGCGCGGCGCTTCCTGCCGATGATGCTGGCCCTGGTGCTGGGAACCCTCGCCGGCGGGATCCTCCTGGGCGGGCTCACCTCCCCCGCCGCCCTCCCGGCCCTCGGCGCGACGCTGCTCGCCTACGGCGCCCTCGGCCTCTCCGCCATTCCGCTGCGCCTGCCGGCGAAGGCCGAAGGCTGGCTTTCACCGGTCGTCGGCCTCGCCACCGGCCTCGTCACCGGCACCACCGGGGTGTCGGTGATGCCATCCGCGCCCTATCTTCAGGCGCTGGGCCTGGAGCGGGATGATCTGGTGCAGGCCCTCGGCCTCACCTTCACCGTGTCCACCTTCGCCCTGGCCGCCGTGCTGGCGAGCCCCGGCGAGGGCGGCGCCGTGCTCGCCGACCCGCGCATCGCGCTGGCATCCGTCGCCGCGCTGGTACCCGCCTTCCTCGGCATGGAGATCGGCGGGCGGGTGCGGCGGGCGGTGTCGCCACAGGTCTTCCGCCGGGTGTTCTTCGCCGGCCTCGCCCTGCTCGGCGTCTACATGCTGGCGCGCGGCCTCGCCTGACCGACGCCCTCCCGGCATCGGTCAGGCGAGGCCGTTGGTCTCAGTCCGCGAGGCGATGGATGTCGTGCACCACGATGCCGATGGAA
This window contains:
- the pnp gene encoding polyribonucleotide nucleotidyltransferase, coding for MFDIHREELDWGGRTLTLETGKMARQADGSVLATYGDTKVLATVVSAREPKPGQDFFPLTVNYQEKTYAAGRIPGGYFKREGRPSEKETLVSRLIDRPIRPLFPDGYKCDTQVIITVLAHDLENDPDVVAMVAASAALTLSGVPFMGPVGAARVGFIDNEYVLNPTVDEVKESSLELVVAGTGDAVLMVESEAKELPEEIMLGAVMFGHRHFQPVIEAIIKLAEKAAKEPRNFQPADVSEVESKVREIAESDLRAAYKIKQKQSRYEAVGAAKSKVKKYYEELALGGTKVPTAQVVSDVLKALEAKIVRWNILDEGIRIDGRDVRTVRPIVSEVGILPRAHGSALFTRGETQALVVATLGTGEDEQFIDSLEGTYKEHFLLHYNFPPFSVGETGRMGSPGRREIGHGKLAWRAIHPMLPAKHEFPYTLRVVSEILESNGSSSMATVCGTSLALMDAGVPLRRPVAGIAMGLILEGEKFAVLSDILGDEDHLGDMDFKVAGTEQGVTSLQMDIKIAGITEEIMKVALTQAKDGRVHILGEMAKALTTARAELGEHAPRIEVMKIAVDKIREVIGSGGKVIREIVEKTGAKINIEDDGTIKIASASGDAIKAAINWIKSIASEPEVGQIYEGTVVKVVDFGAFVNFFGSKDGLVHVSQMANERVAKPSDVVKEGDKVKVKLMGFDERGKTRLSMKVVDQTTGEDLEAKAKAEREAGGRTSSEGEAGAAE
- a CDS encoding MFS transporter, which encodes MTRVASALAFQMLGVAVGWLIYALTGSAVALGLVGLAQFFPILCLTLFVGHAADTFDRRRIVFLCQTLAALTLALLALGIGQGWAGIAAIYAAVMVVGAARAFEHPTMAALLPRLVPAPILPRALAVSTSAMQMATIAGPALGGLAYVFGPTVPLAAAALCYGAAALCMASIRHAHVPAPKSAMSMTTLLSGLAFIRRSPVVLGSISLDLFAVLLGGVTALLPIFASDILHVGAEGMGALRAAPAVGATLMSLVLARVPLSRNVGATMFAAVAVFGLATVVFSLSQNFMLSLAALFVLGVADNVSVVIRSSLVQLSTPDEMRGRVSAVNSLFVGTSNQLGEFESGMVAALVGAVGAGVIGGIGTLVVAAVWMRLFPELRRVDEMPLGAMRKA
- a CDS encoding polyhydroxyalkanoate depolymerase encodes the protein MMYQAYQAQADLMSSIRFFAGLARQTLTGPLINGYGHAGVRHLAAGYELLERATLTHGRPDFGIKSVEVGNREVQVSEEKTAVLPFGTLLRFRKDVDVPQPRVLVVAPLSGHFATLLVNTVKTMLPDHDVYITDWHNARDVPLSEGPFGFDDYVEHVIRFLEIMGPGSHLVAVCQPCVQSLVAAAVMAQDKNPAAPASMTLMAGPIDCRINPTKVNELATSKPISWFEKNLIGTVPKGFAGSGRRVYPGFMQLTAFVSMNLSRHIKAHFDLYNALAEGDEEKAETTKAFYDEYFAVLDLAAEFYLETVRYVFQEYRLPKGELTYRGRPIDFRAIRRTALLTVEGERDDICSIGQTMAAQDICSGLRPHKKRHHMQAGVGHYGVFSGRKWAGQVYPIVRNHILASD
- a CDS encoding glutathione S-transferase family protein; this translates as MATLTISSKNYSSWSLRGWLLCKMAGLSFEEERVPLDDPDIKAELLLLSPSFLVPRLVHEDVTVWDTLAIASFLHEVFPQAGLLPADRAVRAHCLSISGEMHSGFANMRSALPMNIKAHYPGFKVWAGAQADIERIAAIWRGCLTAHGGPYLMGAAPTLADAMYAPVCSRFTTYDVKLGSECEAYRARIMSLPAMQEWIAGALAEPEELEELDAEF
- a CDS encoding sulfite exporter TauE/SafE family protein, with protein sequence MVKGLIGMGLPTVGIGLLSLFLTPAEAAAVLILPATVTNLWQYFTGPRVVATARRFLPMMLALVLGTLAGGILLGGLTSPAALPALGATLLAYGALGLSAIPLRLPAKAEGWLSPVVGLATGLVTGTTGVSVMPSAPYLQALGLERDDLVQALGLTFTVSTFALAAVLASPGEGGAVLADPRIALASVAALVPAFLGMEIGGRVRRAVSPQVFRRVFFAGLALLGVYMLARGLA